A segment of the Corythoichthys intestinalis isolate RoL2023-P3 chromosome 16, ASM3026506v1, whole genome shotgun sequence genome:
aaaacaaaatatgataaataagcctcctcaactctttcgttgctcttaaagatttgatccattttatgttgcattgctctttttttgtcgcatcaattcaactttttttttttttgctgttccagaaaacatgcacatttgaaccaatcagaactaactatctctgctgatcacatgtcagtatgtcagccaattgaacggataaatgagtacagccattttgctttgctgcgtgcattttcACATTGAAgtgactcatcatcatcagactcggataactacaggagctggggaaaccttcatgccgtccgtggaataaaatagattataaatattggtggaaacggattacgctacacaagcactttattatgcttgttgttaacacttgtgtatgtaaatctgatgttggtagattgttttcttcttggcatgtgtggcagcttagcattttttttttttttttttttacatagcgttttgacagttgccgtcatattttcggaatcaaagcacagtgtaccggaacagcattccagccctgaatcttataccggaactgcgttctggccctgaatcttataccggaactgcgttcatgaccgttctggcccactttcacccctgaataatactgcaacaaaaatgaatgaaatgaacaaaaaaattatacttttctaatgggtcaaaattatttttcgaacagatcatgtgactagcaacttagacggtcatttgctttgcatataattttcaaaaaaaaaaaaagggggggggtgaGGGcaattttttgttcaaataatttttttctttgattgaattttttttttttttttttttttttttgggggggggggattgaatgatttagacacaaaagtcctacccataatatagcccaaacacaaaaaggattgcttgattgaataataaagacaaaaatgtcctagccaaaatttggcccaaacacaaatcaacattacttcaatcaaaaaagttgcttcaaaaaaaaattttttttttaaatcaatcaaagaaaaaaagctttcacatgcatttaaaaattttttattttgcgtTAGAAATTTATTTCTGCAttcgaacacttttttttttttttttttttttttgctgtctttgaataataaagacacaaatctacctccatatggctccgcccaggggacacaatttttgactggggtagctacattggcacgacaccagcgagcgggcgtaccatactcaacggatgacgatcttggcgcaaAGATAGCCTAAGCAGCCTCATTTGGAATTccactcaagaatgatgggaaacaaaaaacgctcatattaaacttataattataaatattcttgagaTTTtaatgctgacactgcatttcggggtcatcaacatgttgtaatgtgccccccctgccccaaaagtcaaactccgcctatgttcaAAATAGGTTAAAATATGATATTGATAAGAGGATTCAAAGAGTTCTGAATCGGGAAAAAGGATGTGGTTATTATTTGGTAGTTAGATACAATTTTTAAGCAttcttttctcttttttaaAGTTTGGTCTCAGAACAATGTATACTCTATTTATTTACCTATGTCTTGGTATTTTGCTTGTGATTTTTTGTGTGATAGTGTGATTTGATGGGCAAATATGAAAGTAGAGATTTTCCAGAAAGAATGAGGGCTTGTTTTACAATGCCTAATTATTCAGTTGTTGGTATTCACAATTTATCCTTTAAACAAAATCACTTTTAAAATACTGCACACTCCGTATTTCGTTTTAGATGCTCACAACCTACATTAGCATCCCTCTTTACTATTTCCAAGGCTCCAGTGTATTAATACTAACCAAACTGGGATTGGCAAATTCCAGATGATGTTTGACATTTAAAAGTGTCCTCATATCCTTTCTGATTAATGTTGGCTTTCTGAGGCAACCTTGAATATATTGGGTTCAAAGGAAGTGACAAATTCCATCATTCATCACATCCCACATGGGACGTTGGCCACACAGCAACAGAACTGTGAATAGATGGAACAGACCAGCATGCCTCTCTGCTACCCAGCAGCAGGGCCTTGTACACACACTATGATATTAATACTGATCGAATCCCTTGAGGGTGACCCTTTCCTGAATGGACTCAGAGCATTATAGATAGAACTAGCATTCTAGTTTGTACTTCAGCCCTTCTTGAGAATGTTCCTCACCTTGGCTGGCATAGACACAGAGCTGCAGGGCCGTATGTTGCACAGTCGGGTCTCCTTGACCAGTTTACAGCGAGCGTTGTCATTGGTAACGCGAGAGGAAATGCCCATCCCACAGCTGCGAGAACATTGTGACCAAGAAGTAGTCTGGACCATGCACTGATCTCCCAACTGCCTCCACGCTGTACGAAGGAACAAAAGCAAGCGTGAAGAACCAATGCGAAATCGGTCAGAAAGTTAGAGGATAAAATCAGTGAACGTTAAATTAGAGGTTGAAATGGCAAAGGGGGATTGAGGGGAAAAGGAGAGGCAAATAGAGATGGAAAGCACACTGGGCTCATTCAGTGAAAAGGCAACACTAACACATAGAGAGGGTGATTACAGAGAGGGAAGGCTGGGTGACAGAGGTATGTGCTGTATGAgacctgtgtgtatgtgtgagagAGAGCACCTCTGGTGTGCAGGGAGCTAGTGGAAAACAAGCCACATGTAAATGCTGACACATACACGCAGCGAAAGGCTGACAGTGGAGCTGTTTGTGCGTTACAGGGTCAAAATGGCTAAAACACGGTGCTTTACTGCTCACAGGAAACAGACGGACGCACAACTCCGACTTACCCGCCAGGTGCTTGTGGCCACGAGGCTTGTCCCATTTGCGCCCCACCTCCACAAGCTCGTTTCCCAGAGTGTCCATCTCATTTTTGGGTTTGTAGGGGTACAGCTTCTGGTAAGGTTTCGTGTACGGCTTCATGTAAGGGTAAACGGGGTAGGGAAGGAAGGGGTACGGCGGGTAACTCGGAGGTTGAGGTCGATGGTGCACGGGTGGCATGATGGTCGTTCCCTTGTGGCAGTCGATGCTGAGGCAGCACTGGCCTGGCACCTTCACCAGTTGCGGAGCCGGACAGGAAGGTGAAGCCAAGGGCACGTGGCTAGGGCAAAGAGGCACGCAACCCACTGCCCCGTCTATGCAGGTACACTGGTGTTTGCAGCCGGCTCGAAAATTCTCGCCGTTTTGGTAGATTCGCCCGTTGTATTCACAGGAGCGGCCCTCTGCCTTTGCTAAAAGAAGGAAAGACGAGTGGATTAGCAGGGTTTCCCCCCAGAGCTTTATAAACCTGGCAGTTGCCAGGCTTTTCTTGCGCCTTTGCACCTGCCTCAAACTGTGCTACAAAAGAAAGTATTAAAAACATTCAGATTTTCATTGCATATGAAGATACGTTTGAAAGCGAATTGGCAACATCTTACAGTCATTATGTGAACAAACCTGTCCTAGCTCTCAGCCATTGCACtgaaaattgcatttttgtttgttcgttTAAACTGTATTTGCCTTTTTGTACGACTTAGTTGTAATCTCATTTTGAGTCAACGTAACATTTGTAGTATTTTTTCTAAAAACAAAATCGactttataaatttatttaagtttttcatttg
Coding sequences within it:
- the si:ch211-106h11.3 gene encoding CCN family member 1, which codes for MGRLLVLAVMQAVTVTLVTAECPVVCECPAAPPSCPPGVSSVPDGCGCCKVCAAQLNQDCHEGQPCDHHKGLECNYGNDVGRTHGICRAKAEGRSCEYNGRIYQNGENFRAGCKHQCTCIDGAVGCVPLCPSHVPLASPSCPAPQLVKVPGQCCLSIDCHKGTTIMPPVHHRPQPPSYPPYPFLPYPVYPYMKPYTKPYQKLYPYKPKNEMDTLGNELVEVGRKWDKPRGHKHLAAWRQLGDQCMVQTTSWSQCSRSCGMGISSRVTNDNARCKLVKETRLCNIRPCSSVSMPAKKGRKCSRTHKAPEPHRLSYAGCRSTRLYRPNYCGVCRDGRCCSPRRTRTASVTFACPDGERFTRSVMFIQSCKCSDECNHLNEAAMPPQLWLYGDTHKFID